A window of Synergistaceae bacterium genomic DNA:
GTGGATGATAGAATCCCTTGATAGTCTCATTGCATCTATTGTGTTAGCTTATGTTAGCTTTTACTTATTTATCATAACATACGTTATCATATATTGCAAGACATTTTTAGAAGAATAATATCATGGGAAACGATGCCTTTCGAGAAGGCCCGCGGCGGAACCCCACTGGGATTCGGGACTGCGACCGCGCCCAACAAGACCGAGACGCCTTTGTCCTTGGACATGATGAAGGCCATCGAATCTGAGAACGAGTCGGTTTTCGACCGAGAAACGACGGCGGATTTAACCGAGCGGACGGCGGAACTACTGTCTGTCTTTGATCGGGAGCTGAAGTACGAGGTCCTAGAAGAGGCGGGCATGGTGTAGCTTTAGGTGATCGACGCTTGTGATGGCCGGGTGTTGCGCAAGGTCCCGGCGGACGAGGTGATCAAGTTCATTCAGACCATGCAAGTTCATTCAGGCCATGAAGGAAAAACTTGATAATCGAGTGGACATGTGAACATAGGGAAAGGTTTAGTAAAAGTTGAGAGACGCGCGACTGTGCGCCTCCTAAACTCTTACGATAAAGCGATTCTCATCCAACGACTTCAGCCGTTGGATGAGAATCGCAACACCGTCGTTAGCGGCGTTTGTTTTGTATTTGGTTTCTTGCCATATGTCTACTTTCATGTTAAACTCCTTTTATGGCTTATTAACGCGAGATGCGGGGCGGAACACGACCGGGATATTAATGCGGCTGTAAATATTCTCAGAGTGAGGGCATCCACTCTTAAAGGAGAAGACGTAAGACCGGTTTCAGTCGGCTGTCTTTGTCGAATTTAGAATCCCACAACTTTAGTCGTGGAAGTATGTCAACGAAGCGAGAAACTTAAAGACCGTGCGCATCGCCGCCGCTCCTTTCCGTACTTTCCGAATCGGCCTCGGGCTTCTTTCCACTTCTTTTTCTTTTCCTGTTCCACCGGTGGCAGGCAAACGCGGTCAGAAGCAGCAAAACCCCACCCAGCGTGAAGAACAAAGACTTCGAGATGAAGTTGTAGAACATATCGAAATACCACCGCGCCAGAATCACGCAAAACAGAAACACCGAAAACGCTATGTTTCTTCGTTGCTGGGCGATGCGCCAAAGGAGGTACGCGCCCAGCGCGGCACTCGCCAGTACCTGACGGAAGAGGAACCTCTGAGAGTCATCAGAGTAGTCGTGATTCCACCCCGCCCACACAACCCGGAGCGTCAGGGCGAACCCGGCCAGCCCCACACACAACAGCCCTTGCAAGTCGAGATCCGAGGCGTCCAGTATCCACGCCGAAAGAGAAATCAGGGTCCCAATGACCAGAATGCCCACCACGTAAGGCAGGAAGCTTTCACGCGTCGAATTAATGATGCAGAGCCATGTGAACCAGTCGAGGATGAAGAAATTGCTCAGGAAAATTTTTCGAGTACTTCCGCCCGCGAACACCGTTCTGAGCATCGACCTCGGCGCGGAATCGGAGTCCCGTTCCATGCGCCAGGACCACCACGCTGCTGTGACGAGCAGGATCAGCAACAAAGGTGCCTGGTAGGGCATGATGAGCGTGGCAAGGCCGTGGAAATTACCGGAACGCCAAAAGGGGGAATCGATGTACAGCATGTTCATGTAAACGAGTCCAACGCTCTCGTACAGGGTGTAGATCGCGACGCTACGCGCCAACAAAAACGTCGGCAGGTAAATCAGGAGCCACGTCGCCAGAAGATCAATGAGGCTTCTCTGAAGGTGAAATATCTGAGAAATCAAGGCGAGCCCGCCCAAAAGCAGAAATCCCGACAGGAGTAGGAACGTGTCGGACATGACGCCCCAGCCCCGTTTTGCGCAGAAGTACGCGCCCAAGACGCTCACTGTGTAAGAACCCACAATCAGGGCGATTTTCACTTCGTTCGGCAGGGTTTTCCAGTTTGCCGCGATGAAACTAAGGACGCCGAGGCCGATCATCGTGACCCCAAGCGCCAGAATAGCGGTTAGGAAAGAGCCTGGAACGTCGTAGCTCCTCATGATCTCGTCTCTTTGGGTCTCAGAGATCAGGTTCTGATCAACCCACGACCGGGATTCATCCGTCAGGAAGCGCCATCGCATACGCGATATCTTGCGATCCAAAAAAAAACCTCCTTCAAGTCAATATTAGTCAATATTATTGACACACTCCCACGATTAAAGTTGTGGGATTCTAAGATCGACAAAGACAGCCGACTGAAACCGGTCTTACGTCTTCTCCTTTAAGAGTGGATGCCCCAACTCTGAGAATATTTACAGCCACATTGATATCCCGATTGATATCCTGATTGATATCCCGGTCGCGTTCCGCCTCGCATCTCGCGTTGATAAGCCATAAAAGGAGTTTAACATGAAAGTAGACATATGGCAAGAAACCAAATACAAAACAAACGCCGCCGTTGGCGGCGTTGCGATTCTCATCCAATTTCATTCAACAGTTGAAGCCGTTGGCTTTCTCATCGCTTTATCGTAAAATATATTATAATAATCATAAGCGTTCAAGGGGGGTACTAAAGGTGGGTACTACTAGATAAAAATGGATCAAAGTAATAAAGTAGCGTAATAAAAGAGAATATTTCATTTGCAAAATACTAAAACCTCTTCTAATAGGAATTGAAAAAATTAGCTTATTCGAACATCTTTTTAAACCTAACGCCGGGCAGCTAGGTTAGGCCTAAACAATCGTACTATCTACTCCATAATTTTTGATCGGGGTGTTTGAAATTAGGGAAAAGTCTATATCTGGAACGCAAAAACGGGAATAAGCAGTGACATGACAGTTATGGCTCTATTGAACCTTGGGACGAAGCAGAAAAAATTAGAAAAAGTATTGAAAAACCTGCAAAATGTACCACTTTACCTCAATGAATTTATGTCAGTAACACAAAAGACCATTATAGTACCGGCTAGACCCGTATAACTA
This region includes:
- a CDS encoding DUF2157 domain-containing protein, producing MDRKISRMRWRFLTDESRSWVDQNLISETQRDEIMRSYDVPGSFLTAILALGVTMIGLGVLSFIAANWKTLPNEVKIALIVGSYTVSVLGAYFCAKRGWGVMSDTFLLLSGFLLLGGLALISQIFHLQRSLIDLLATWLLIYLPTFLLARSVAIYTLYESVGLVYMNMLYIDSPFWRSGNFHGLATLIMPYQAPLLLILLVTAAWWSWRMERDSDSAPRSMLRTVFAGGSTRKIFLSNFFILDWFTWLCIINSTRESFLPYVVGILVIGTLISLSAWILDASDLDLQGLLCVGLAGFALTLRVVWAGWNHDYSDDSQRFLFRQVLASAALGAYLLWRIAQQRRNIAFSVFLFCVILARWYFDMFYNFISKSLFFTLGGVLLLLTAFACHRWNRKRKRSGKKPEADSESTERSGGDAHGL